In Lepus europaeus isolate LE1 chromosome 19, mLepTim1.pri, whole genome shotgun sequence, the genomic window atggaatatctttttccaacctttcactttcagtctgcatgcatctttgttagaaagatgtgtttcttgtaggcagcaaatagatgggttctgttccttaatccattcagccagtctgtaccttttaactggagagttaagtccattaatgttcaatgtgactattgataagtagtgactttgccctgccattttcccaaagatattttctagtatatgctttgagcttcctatgatcttttactggtaggttttcttcctttaccttctttcatattgatggctgtgtttttgtgtttctgtgtgtaacacatctttaagcatcttttgtagggctggacgagtggcggcaaactctttcaatttctgtttgctatgaaaggtctttatttccccttcattcataaatgagagctttgcaggatataatattctgggctggcaatttttctctcttagcacctgtgctatgtctcgccattccctcctagcctgtagtgtttctgatgagaagtctgctatgagtctaattggagatcctctgagagtaatctgatgtttatctcttgcacattttagaatcttttctttatgtttcactgtggtgagtttaattacaacgtgtcatgctgaggatctcttttggtcatgtttattaggggttctatgagcttcctgtacttggatgtctctgtccttctccaaacctggaaagttctctgttagtatctcactaaaaaggccttctaatcctttctccctctccatgccttcaggaactcctacaactctaatgttggtttttttaatagtatccctgtagattcctgacaatattttttagatttctgatttcctcttcttttctttggtttgactgtatgttttcctgttctctgtcttctaagtccgatattctctcttctgtttcactgactctgttttttagactctctaatgtgtttgtcatttgatctattgagttcttcatttcattttgatttctcgtcactatcacactttcctgttctactagttgtttcatttcattttgattcctccttaagatttcattttcatgagagagattttctatcctgtccaataaggatttctgtagttcaagaatttgcttttgaaaacttctaattgttctatcataaattttttgaaatctgtatcttgcatttcttctatctcatcatcttcataatcttggcttggggtgttttgtttatttggaggcgtcatagtgtctttgTTGATCTTGTTCCCTCGGTTTTTgtatttgttgcttggcattgtgaattcttccctttttttttatactatgtctgtgttaagtggactgtctgctgttggaggagccttggaggctagagatgagtgtggcctgagagctgtgtttggttcctcagggttgagggtgtgtcgaAGATGACACTCCctggttaggcatggtaaatctctttttatttatttattttttattcaggagggaagtaataccacacagctgagcagaattgatggtATTTAGCTTCCGATCCCCGGCTTCTATGTGTATATCATTCATCTGCTTTTTCCCACAGACCacccaaagaatctgtgctgccctcagtgtgggttcaatttctcctgcagtctcccaccgggttgcctaggttaccaaattgtagcatctctggagagtactcacataaCCTCCGTGAGTTCTCttacccactgtctctttttttccccccgcctcagttcattagctctacCATTTCACTAAATCCTAACCTCCTGGTATTTCACACCCCCagtgtcaggtttttctgtttgattgAGGGCAGGCGCAGGTCTGTCACACTCAGCCCTGAGGTCGTGCACAGTCCTGAGGTCGTGCACAGTCCTGAGGTCACGCACAGCACTGAGGTTGCACACCTTTTACGTATATCcagaatggcacctgctctttgtctcttgctcgCCTTTGCAAGGTCggcggagagagaaactcgtccgTACcagtcccctccccccttttgtttttcccttctcctctctcctgtagTCAGTCTGGTGAATTTTCCCCAGCGGGGCCTCAAGGCCAGTTCACTCTAGGCTCTGTCTGCCATTTCCCCCACaaatgtctcgggttactgagctcacctccccttccagggcCGATGTGTGGACTCGGAGTCGTGGGCGTCCCTGCTCTCCCTGCTGGTCGTCTGTGTcatatccactagatccagaagagtttcctctgcattcctccccccccccccgagccttTCCCTGTAATTCCTCTTTTATCaacctatcttttcccagactatcagtgcgcgtcctcactattccaccatttTCAGGTCCTTTATTCTTAATAGCATGGAactcagcccagggcagggggctccACGGAGTCTCTCGGATCAGCCCACAGGGCAGAGCCCGTTGGCTCAGCCGCCTGCCCACCAGTCCACTGGGCTCTGCATGTCaagcctttcttttaaaaagatttatttatttatttatttatttatttatttatttatttatttatttgaaaggcagagttacagagagaaagagagagagagaaaggaaatcttacatctgctggttcattccctaaatggctgcactggctagggctgggccaggtcaaagccaggagtccaggtgcttctccctggtctcctacgtgggtgcagcacttgggccaatgTACTTTACATCTGAAGTCCTCCTTTCATGTTCCTTCTTCCTTACATAAAAACATCGCAAGAAATAATCATCACCAATACTTTTTTGGATATATTGCAATACACAATAGCTGAATCACAGCACATTTATTTGTAAGATACTAGAATAAAGCTAATTAAGTATTCTCATCAATTACCCCTTGCCCAATGCCAGTTGTCTCTCCAGATGGAGAATTCTGCATCACGTTGAGATGCAGCCCCCTTTTTATGCAATTCAGATATCACAGGGTGCTCCATGGTGATGCATACTAACATTCTTTGGAAAATTACttaacttccatcctctggtttactcccccgatggccataacaaccagggctgggccaggccaaagctaaaagccagggtggcaagggcccaaatccttggaccattttacactgcttttcccaggccattagcagggtgtggatcagaagtggagcagctgggagctgaactggcacccatatggaatgctgatgacGTAGTTGGCAGctgtatctgctatgccacaaggccatcttgaactttttctttaattaaaaaggtATATATCATATCCACTCCTAATTTTATAAAACACTATGTTATGAAGATGGTGCTTGTTTTATTCTATAGAGTAAGTCATTAGAAAGGACTATTACATGTAAATAGTGATAATTACTTTTATGAGCCATCCTGAAATATAAGTAAAACTGTGGTgacaataataaaatacaaaacatttaacaaaatagAAGGATGCCTATATGTTCAAATTTCCAACAGTCAGAAGCATACTTAGGAAAATAATAAGCATAATATCATAAGTTCATAATATCATTAGTTCAGAGAGAAAACTgacctttttattcatttttaaaaaagatttattcatttatttgaacatcagagtcacacagagaaggagatgcagagagagagagagagagagagagagaaagagaggtcttcattcacttgttcactcctcagacggctgcaatggctggagctgtgccaatttgaagccaggagccaggagattcctccgggtattcccacgtgggtggcagggacccaaggacttgggccatcttccactgcttttccaggccatagcagagagccgggttggaagtggagcagccaggacttgaaccggtgtccacatgggatgctagcactgcaggaggcaactttctctgctaagccacagcgctggccccaaaactgaCCATTTTATCTTCCAATCGAGTCCCTCTgtcagggctagcattgtggctcagcagggttaagccaccacctacaagctgacatcccatatgagcactggtttgagtctcagctgctccacttcctatccagttcctgagtaaggtgcttgggaaagcagcagaagatggtccaaatgcttgggcccctgcacccatgtggaagacccagatggagttccaacctCTTGGCTAcagactggtccagccccagctgttgcagccattgggagtgcatggaagatccctctctctgtaactctgcctttcaaataggtaaaaaaatcttaaaaaagaaaaagatatggcAGAAAGAACAAGAATACTGAACAAATGTCAAGAGGTGCACACAGTAATTAGATAAATCCAATCTCAAATATATGCAGTGTTATTTTGAAACAAGCAGACTGACTATTCCTGTTAAACATTGTTTGCCTATACTTAATTAGTTATAAATATATGTACCTAAAATATAAGGCttaaagtagaaaaatgaaaaataatttcatgtgAGTTAATTAGTGACTGTATAAATATCAAGTAAACTAGGCTGTagatttaaagcattttattattgtgactaatatttttatatttctaagtaTATTTTCCTACTATGATTGCTTGATAACAAATGTAATCTAATAGTGTCTATTACACccctatatacatacacacacgtgtgtaaGCATGCGTATAGGGTCTTGTAATATGGCTACCAAATAACTATGCCTATACTATTGTACAACAAGTGAGTATCATAAAACAAATACAATGTACATGTTTCTGATAATGTTGGGGGACTTTGTATTCCTTATCCAGGCAAAGCAGAGCCTGGATACCCTGGAGTCACAGCTCATGAGAAGATAGGGGCTAAGAGTTGGGAAACAGCCAGCAAATAATGCAGACATGTTCACTGTCAACCGACTGGGCTTACTGAAAAGAGCCAAATACACTTGGAAAGTGGAGGAGACTgtatagaaaaatacaaatgtgctcACCAGGGCAAGGATGCTCCGAGTAGCTCTGGATTCAGGGGAAGTCCTGGGGGAAGCATGTGTCCCATGAatgtgctgcacctgctgcttgtgTCTGTGCAGGATGAACACCATGGAGCTGCTGGCCAGGAGCATGAGCCCCAAGAACACAGCATCAGGCAACAACAATAGTGCCAAGAACAGGGAGACTGAGAAGGTGTCTTGGAAGACAGCTTTACAGTACCCATAGTCTTTTCTCTTTGTGATGCTTGTGTTGGTCCACTTACTAGTCACATAGATGGGGAAAATGGTATTTAGTAACATGTTCAGGATCCAGCACAGCATGGAGGAGAGGACTATGTACCTGGGAGCTTTGACTTTAAGCTCTGCCCACCTAGAGTTCCTGGGGCTGATGGTGATGGCCTGGAAGATACTCAGGAAGCAGGTGCTTTTGATAGACATGGCCCTGGACACTCTTTGTATGTAGAAAAGAAGGTTGCACTCGGCATCGCTAGGGAGATTTTTCCACCTTAAAgctgccactgcctgtggcactccATAGGAGAGAATGACCAAGCAGTTGGCTACAAGGAGGTGCCTCAGAATCAAATCTGTGCATCTTGCCTTGAATCCAGTCAAGGAAAGGAAGACATgatgggaaagaagagagaagttcCCCAGAATTCCACATATGACCTGAGCTAAGAAGAGCGTTCCTGTGGCCACCTCCCAGGAAGCCATTCTGCTAGCTCCTGGTGACTGACATGTGTCTTCACACCAGGTGACCTGCATGAGAAGATCAAGGGTGAGATGCATTTACAGTGCCAGCTGAACACCAACCTTCTCTAGGAACTGTGATTCCACCACTGAGAATTACTGAGAGCTCTTCTTTTATTAAGAgatctgcccccgccccccaaaatgaaatcctctcattcaCAAGAAAACCAATACAACTGAAAGCCATTACAGTTAGTAAATTAAGCCGGTCCTCCAAAAACAAAATACCTTATGTTCTCTtgaatctgtggtaactaatagagtacctaaagaTAATCTACAGGAGTGAAGTTGGCACACtgtgatgtgatgattttgaacagaccttgtcttactgttgaggaacaatgcttttttgtttgcttttttttggtttttcttcatactatttgttgaactctccacttagagtagggttaattttatgagttcaATGTTAACTGATGATAgatattgtgaaaaataaaaataggaatgggagagggaggaggaagaaaggtaggaGTATTGTCAGGAGGGTGGaagtgtgggaagaatcactatgttcctaaatttgtatatatgagatgcatgaagtttattttgattaagtaaaaaaaaatgagattaccAAGAGTTTAGGGTGTAACCTGCAGACAAGACTTACAGTGTATGAATCACTGCAGTGAAGAGCACACACAGACACCGTCTTTGCTTTCCACAAACATGTGAGGCACTCCCTGCTATTACTTACATTGTAAAGAAGCAGGGAACTCAGAAAAGGAGAAGTTTAGTGTTTTGTGTGAATTCATCAACAGGCtgggggacttgaacaggtgAGGACTTGAAACTGCCTGGACTGGCAATGAAGACATGAAACCACCACATGGGTGAAAAGCTGCTTAGCTGTGGTCCCCAAAGAGCCTAGATAAATGAGGGAACTTTAAAAAATCCttggaaaattttaattaaaagataagcttattatagtgcagagatttcaaaatccatgtatcgtgttttccataatatgcatcgCCATGATCTTTATGAAGAAActttcatatgcatgaatttaaaaaaaaatatttcagaccaaattaaacttaccttttaattccacttcccactAATTTCATAActtgttgttttattttggatTGGGGAATACTTTATTTGATGCTATTGGTTGTTAACAAGTCCCTATTTATGTCTGCAGATTAGCAAATAGGCCAAACTCAACGAGGACTGGAAGATGAGAGA contains:
- the LOC133748693 gene encoding vomeronasal type-1 receptor 4-like encodes the protein MASWEVATGTLFLAQVICGILGNFSLLSHHVFLSLTGFKARCTDLILRHLLVANCLVILSYGVPQAVAALRWKNLPSDAECNLLFYIQRVSRAMSIKSTCFLSIFQAITISPRNSRWAELKVKAPRYIVLSSMLCWILNMLLNTIFPIYVTSKWTNTSITKRKDYGYCKAVFQDTFSVSLFLALLLLPDAVFLGLMLLASSSMVFILHRHKQQVQHIHGTHASPRTSPESRATRSILALVSTFVFFYTVSSTFQVYLALFSKPSRLTVNMSALFAGCFPTLSPYLLMSCDSRVSRLCFAWIRNTKSPNIIRNMYIVFVL